In Hamadaea flava, a genomic segment contains:
- a CDS encoding MBL fold metallo-hydrolase, with the protein MLRLVTEGVLVHESEFVQTNSIVVLGRDGVLLIDPGVQDHEMACLADDLSDLGQTVAAGFSTHPDWDHLLWLAPFGTVPRYGTARCADSVRKQLADPGAKAEITAHLEPTGIAERVPLDLLGLITALPAETTQLPWDGPKIRIIEHQAHAPGHAALFIEERGVLVAGDMLSDVLIPMLDVHGAADPIEDYLAALRLLESVAGDVDFVIPGHGSVGGAEQLRERIEQDRAYVIALREGRVPSDLRIGHSAKPGWEWVADVHEGQIQSLAAKK; encoded by the coding sequence ATGCTGAGACTGGTCACGGAAGGTGTACTGGTCCACGAGAGCGAATTCGTCCAGACCAACTCCATCGTCGTCCTGGGCCGAGACGGCGTGCTGCTGATCGATCCGGGCGTGCAGGACCACGAAATGGCCTGCCTCGCCGACGACCTGTCCGACCTGGGGCAGACCGTCGCCGCCGGCTTCTCGACGCATCCGGATTGGGATCACCTGCTCTGGCTCGCCCCGTTCGGCACGGTGCCTCGATATGGGACGGCGCGCTGCGCGGACTCCGTCCGAAAACAGCTGGCCGACCCAGGCGCGAAGGCCGAGATCACCGCCCACCTGGAACCGACGGGCATCGCCGAGCGTGTCCCGTTGGACCTGCTGGGCCTGATCACAGCCCTGCCGGCCGAGACGACGCAGCTTCCCTGGGACGGCCCGAAAATCCGGATCATCGAACATCAGGCGCACGCGCCCGGCCACGCGGCCCTATTCATCGAAGAACGCGGCGTCCTCGTCGCCGGCGACATGCTCTCCGACGTCCTGATTCCGATGCTCGACGTGCACGGCGCAGCGGACCCGATCGAGGACTACCTCGCCGCACTGCGGCTGCTCGAAAGCGTGGCGGGCGACGTCGACTTCGTCATCCCGGGCCACGGATCAGTCGGCGGAGCCGAACAGCTACGCGAACGGATCGAGCAGGACCGGGCGTACGTGATCGCACTGCGGGAGGGCCGAGTTCCGAGCGACCTGCGGATCGGGCACTCGGCCAAGCCAGGCTGGGAGTGGGTAGCCGACGTGCACGAGGGGCAGATCCAGAGCCTCGCCGCCAAAAAGTAA
- a CDS encoding serine hydrolase domain-containing protein, with amino-acid sequence MSVDLSQSTTGARQERPELQQAIEEIVESGFVGVSLRVRDERGEWLGAAGAAELGGTTKPPVNGYVRIGSNTKTFIAAVVLRLVAEGRIGLDDPAADHLPEFELDERITVRMLLQHTSGVFNFSGEVDGDGTIVPGILIPYGPTGDRWPDHRFSVHRPQDLVRLALSKPARFEPGTRWSYSNTNYVLARLLIEQVTGRTVAEETQRSILGPLGLSDTVLPDASPEIPEPYAHAYFRYADGNAQRTIDITRQNPSWISSGGDMISTVRDLGTFISALLGGELLPAPLLAEMCTPHPTGIPNMDYGLGVFVLATAGGRTVISHNGAAVGHAALMYSTPDGRTTLTAALNCVDDPNLSIAPAFQIAQHRLLGEVFG; translated from the coding sequence ATGTCCGTCGACCTGTCCCAGTCGACCACCGGAGCCCGTCAGGAGCGACCGGAACTGCAGCAGGCGATCGAGGAGATCGTCGAGTCCGGCTTCGTCGGAGTGTCGCTCCGCGTACGCGATGAGCGGGGTGAGTGGCTCGGCGCCGCCGGGGCGGCCGAGCTGGGCGGGACCACGAAACCGCCGGTGAACGGGTATGTGCGGATCGGCAGCAATACCAAGACCTTCATCGCGGCCGTGGTGCTGCGGCTGGTGGCTGAGGGCCGGATCGGGTTGGACGACCCGGCGGCGGATCATCTGCCCGAGTTCGAGCTGGACGAGCGGATCACGGTGCGGATGCTGTTGCAGCACACCAGCGGTGTGTTCAATTTCAGCGGCGAGGTCGACGGCGACGGGACCATCGTGCCGGGAATCCTCATTCCGTACGGGCCTACGGGCGATCGGTGGCCGGATCACCGGTTCAGCGTTCATCGGCCGCAGGACTTGGTGCGGTTGGCGTTATCCAAGCCGGCGCGGTTCGAGCCGGGGACGAGATGGAGCTACTCCAACACCAACTACGTGCTCGCCAGGTTGCTGATCGAGCAGGTCACCGGGCGTACGGTCGCCGAGGAGACACAGCGGTCGATCCTGGGGCCGCTCGGGCTGTCGGACACGGTGCTCCCGGACGCGTCGCCGGAGATCCCGGAGCCGTACGCCCACGCCTACTTCCGGTACGCCGACGGTAACGCGCAACGGACGATCGACATCACCCGGCAGAATCCGTCGTGGATCTCCAGCGGCGGCGACATGATCTCCACCGTTCGGGATCTGGGCACGTTCATCTCCGCGCTGCTGGGCGGCGAGCTTCTGCCAGCCCCGTTGCTGGCCGAGATGTGTACGCCCCACCCGACGGGCATCCCGAACATGGACTACGGGTTGGGTGTGTTCGTGCTGGCCACGGCCGGCGGCCGCACGGTGATCTCTCATAACGGCGCCGCCGTGGGCCACGCGGCGCTGATGTACAGCACACCGGACGGTCGCACGACGCTGACTGCCGCGCTGAATTGCGTCGACGACCCGAACCTGTCCATCGCGCCGGCCTTCCAGATCGCGCAGCATAGGCTGCTCGGTGAGGTGTTCGGCTGA
- a CDS encoding MerR family transcriptional regulator: protein MRSGVTIGRAAAFVGVTVKTVRHYHRLGLVQEPDRDSSGYRRYGSAELLRLVQVRTLAAAGVPLAEVGSLLDADAVLFAAAVSEVDRQLTDRIDELVARRDMLRRLADGDRALLPDRAVALLDRMPDLGFAADEVAATREGWVLARALVPEGFDDYLAHFANALEDPQLVALTKLAAEAATWEPDDPRIAEVAAVAAEHYLANPALLETVTSLQARTDLAARYTLIARSGAKQTPAAMHLTSLFEARLREAGVRVPRPESS, encoded by the coding sequence ATGAGAAGCGGCGTCACGATCGGGCGGGCGGCGGCCTTCGTCGGCGTCACGGTGAAGACGGTGCGGCACTACCACCGTCTCGGTCTGGTCCAGGAACCGGATCGTGACAGCTCCGGCTATCGGCGGTACGGGTCGGCGGAGCTGCTGCGGCTGGTGCAGGTCCGGACGCTGGCCGCTGCCGGGGTCCCGCTGGCCGAGGTCGGGTCGCTGCTCGACGCTGACGCGGTCCTGTTCGCGGCTGCGGTCTCCGAGGTCGACCGGCAGCTCACCGACCGGATCGACGAACTGGTCGCGCGGCGGGACATGCTGCGCCGCCTCGCCGACGGCGACCGGGCGTTGTTGCCGGACCGGGCGGTGGCGTTGCTGGATCGGATGCCGGATCTCGGATTCGCGGCGGACGAGGTGGCGGCGACCAGGGAAGGCTGGGTGCTGGCCCGGGCGCTGGTCCCGGAGGGCTTCGACGATTATCTCGCCCATTTCGCGAACGCCCTCGAAGATCCCCAGCTCGTCGCGTTGACCAAGCTGGCCGCGGAAGCCGCGACCTGGGAGCCTGACGACCCGCGGATCGCCGAGGTGGCTGCCGTCGCAGCCGAGCATTATCTCGCCAACCCGGCACTGCTGGAGACGGTGACGAGTTTGCAGGCCCGTACGGATTTGGCGGCCCGCTACACCTTGATCGCCCGCTCCGGCGCCAAGCAGACCCCGGCGGCAATGCACCTGACCTCGCTGTTCGAGGCCCGACTCCGGGAGGCCGGCGTACGCGTTCCGCGGCCCGAATCGTCCTGA
- a CDS encoding peptidoglycan-binding domain-containing protein, translated as MSSVQPLRRLFRRAAAPALGVLLALGVTVAMASPASANGSYSGRAYVYGAGVVSDDFNDEGVVNVSTNRLTNATCLWQTILYASGYLPASGIDGAFGDQTDAATRNFQRDRGLVVDGSAGKASWAKAGDRISQRDNQNGWLYIIFDGVAGSRSSYSSHDFVLQRSPDGNYRFYPPNGGPYWAGYNSRTCS; from the coding sequence ATGTCTTCAGTGCAACCTCTCCGCCGTCTGTTCCGCCGTGCCGCCGCTCCCGCCCTCGGCGTGCTGCTGGCCCTCGGCGTCACCGTGGCCATGGCCTCGCCGGCCTCGGCCAACGGTTCCTACAGCGGCCGGGCCTATGTCTACGGCGCAGGCGTCGTGAGCGACGACTTCAACGATGAAGGCGTCGTCAACGTCTCGACGAATCGGCTCACCAATGCCACGTGCCTGTGGCAGACCATTCTCTACGCCAGCGGATACCTTCCGGCCTCCGGCATCGACGGCGCCTTCGGCGATCAGACGGATGCCGCGACGCGCAACTTCCAGCGCGACCGGGGCCTGGTGGTGGACGGCTCTGCCGGGAAGGCCAGCTGGGCGAAGGCCGGCGACCGGATCTCGCAACGCGACAACCAGAACGGCTGGCTGTACATCATCTTCGATGGTGTGGCGGGTTCTCGCAGCTCCTACAGCTCGCACGACTTCGTCCTGCAGCGCTCGCCGGACGGGAACTACCGGTTCTACCCGCCGAACGGCGGCCCCTACTGGGCGGGCTACAACTCCCGTACCTGCTCCTGA
- a CDS encoding glycoside hydrolase family 15 protein: protein MLDLDPPFRRPVRLDGYPRLEDLGLIGDGSTAALVGLDGTIHWMCVPGFDSPPLFGSLLDRVRGGSFTLTAQGLVDARQRYEPDSGVLITELRTDSGLLRISDALVLRAGADLSDDVSSDRAELVRSALVVEGQVTVELDLLPRGEVEARPAVDGLEVQIAGRPDLRLHLRADRPLAGLRSQFDLRQGEHLDVVLSWGRSRRHHRFDAAAMLRATTQSWRQWMADFQYAGPQERMVRRAAITLKMCDHWTHGSLIAAPTSSLPAPIGGPRNWDYRYVWIRDAAFSVFALRRIGFASEADAFLGWVLDAFERGRRPRIMYAIDGGLVPDEVEDADFEGYRRSPPVRWGNGAADQRQHDVYGEVLDCAYQWVRGGGRLEPALWSSLAGLADIAETAWRQPDQGIWEVRSEGRVFTYSAALCQVALDRAAVLAERHALPGPVARWRAAADDLRATILDRAWNDEAKTLSEHLDGSDSLDASLLALPLRRVVPVDHPKMVATADAVAQRLSAGNGLLYRYLHEHSPDGITGDEGAFLLCSFWLVENLAGQGRLDEAEELFASLCDRASPLGLLPEQIDPATNGFIGNFPQAFSHIGVIAGAVTLARARS from the coding sequence ATGCTCGATCTCGATCCGCCGTTCCGCCGGCCGGTCCGGCTCGACGGATACCCGCGACTGGAAGACCTCGGCCTCATCGGTGACGGCTCGACCGCCGCGCTGGTGGGGCTGGACGGCACGATCCACTGGATGTGCGTACCGGGGTTCGATTCGCCGCCGCTGTTCGGCTCACTGCTGGACCGCGTACGCGGCGGCTCGTTCACCTTGACGGCACAGGGCCTGGTGGACGCCCGGCAGCGGTACGAACCCGACTCGGGCGTCCTGATCACCGAGCTGCGTACCGACAGCGGCCTGCTGCGCATCAGCGATGCGCTGGTGTTGCGGGCGGGCGCCGACTTGAGCGACGACGTGTCGAGCGATCGGGCCGAACTGGTTCGCTCCGCCCTCGTCGTCGAGGGCCAGGTGACGGTCGAGCTGGATCTGCTTCCCCGCGGCGAGGTGGAGGCCCGTCCGGCGGTGGACGGGCTGGAGGTGCAGATCGCCGGCCGTCCGGATCTGCGGCTGCACCTTCGCGCCGATCGGCCGCTCGCCGGACTGCGCAGCCAGTTCGACCTGCGCCAGGGCGAGCACCTCGACGTCGTGCTGAGCTGGGGGCGTTCCCGTCGGCATCACCGCTTCGACGCGGCGGCGATGTTGCGTGCCACGACCCAGTCGTGGCGGCAGTGGATGGCCGACTTCCAGTACGCCGGACCGCAGGAGCGAATGGTGCGGCGGGCGGCGATCACGTTGAAGATGTGCGATCACTGGACGCACGGGTCGCTCATCGCCGCACCCACGTCGTCGTTGCCGGCCCCGATCGGCGGACCGCGGAACTGGGACTACCGGTACGTCTGGATCCGGGATGCCGCGTTCAGCGTGTTCGCGTTGCGGCGTATCGGTTTCGCGAGTGAGGCGGACGCGTTCCTCGGCTGGGTGCTGGACGCGTTCGAACGCGGTCGCCGCCCGCGCATCATGTACGCGATCGACGGCGGACTGGTGCCTGACGAGGTGGAGGACGCCGACTTCGAGGGCTACCGTCGATCCCCTCCGGTGCGGTGGGGCAACGGCGCCGCCGATCAGCGGCAACACGACGTCTACGGCGAAGTGCTCGATTGCGCGTACCAGTGGGTCAGAGGCGGTGGGCGCCTCGAACCCGCGCTGTGGTCGAGTCTGGCCGGTCTCGCGGACATCGCGGAGACCGCCTGGCGGCAGCCGGACCAGGGCATCTGGGAGGTACGCAGCGAGGGCCGGGTGTTCACCTATTCGGCCGCGTTGTGCCAGGTGGCGCTGGACCGCGCGGCGGTCCTGGCCGAGCGGCACGCGTTGCCGGGGCCGGTGGCGCGCTGGCGGGCGGCGGCCGACGATCTGCGGGCGACGATTCTCGACCGGGCTTGGAACGACGAGGCCAAGACTTTGAGCGAGCACCTCGACGGCAGCGACAGCCTCGACGCGAGCCTGCTGGCTTTGCCGTTGCGGCGGGTCGTCCCGGTCGACCATCCCAAGATGGTCGCGACGGCCGACGCGGTGGCGCAGCGCCTGTCGGCCGGGAACGGTCTGCTCTACCGCTACCTGCACGAACATTCGCCGGACGGGATCACCGGCGACGAGGGCGCGTTCCTGCTGTGCAGCTTCTGGCTGGTGGAGAACCTCGCCGGGCAGGGCCGGCTGGACGAGGCCGAGGAACTGTTCGCGTCGCTCTGCGATCGGGCCAGTCCGCTGGGCCTGCTGCCGGAACAGATCGACCCCGCGACGAACGGCTTCATCGGCAACTTCCCACAGGCGTTCAGCCACATCGGAGTGATCGCCGGCGCGGTCACGCTCGCCCGCGCCCGCTCCTGA
- a CDS encoding SDR family NAD(P)-dependent oxidoreductase, translated as MTTLSGRRVLITGAAGTFGRLLCARFTAAGARVVGLDLASGTADGVQIHGCDLTGGDAAAAAVDRAVADLGGLDLLINNAGVGGPAPAEYAPSTAARQQLEVNLIAAWNTTAAAIPALEASRGRVIFVSSRMAVLPLPLAAAYGVSKRALVAYADALRLEVGTHIGVTVVYPSMVASPIHDASAQAGLSLDGVSRYEPASGVIDAIVRSATSAKPLRNVATTRRGRFEMAVARHFPAVAAAMVRKTIRERIAAGDLDAAPLAAGMVRRHTA; from the coding sequence ATGACCACGCTCTCCGGACGCCGTGTGCTCATCACCGGCGCGGCCGGCACCTTCGGCCGACTGCTCTGCGCGCGGTTCACCGCGGCCGGCGCTCGGGTCGTCGGCCTCGATCTGGCCTCGGGCACGGCTGACGGCGTACAAATTCATGGATGTGATCTGACCGGCGGCGATGCCGCGGCCGCGGCCGTCGACCGAGCCGTCGCGGACCTCGGCGGCCTGGATCTGTTGATCAACAACGCTGGGGTCGGCGGCCCGGCGCCGGCCGAATACGCGCCCAGCACGGCGGCGCGGCAGCAGCTCGAAGTGAACCTGATCGCGGCCTGGAACACCACGGCCGCCGCGATCCCGGCGCTGGAGGCGAGCCGAGGCCGGGTGATCTTCGTGTCCAGCCGGATGGCAGTCCTGCCGCTGCCGCTGGCCGCCGCCTACGGCGTCAGCAAGCGCGCCCTCGTCGCCTACGCCGACGCGCTCCGCCTAGAGGTGGGTACGCACATCGGCGTGACGGTGGTCTATCCGAGCATGGTCGCCTCGCCGATCCACGACGCGTCGGCCCAAGCCGGGCTGTCGCTCGACGGAGTGTCCCGCTACGAGCCGGCGTCCGGCGTGATCGACGCGATCGTCCGCAGCGCGACCTCGGCGAAGCCATTGCGTAACGTGGCCACGACCCGGCGCGGACGCTTCGAGATGGCGGTGGCGCGGCACTTCCCGGCGGTGGCGGCGGCGATGGTCCGCAAGACCATCCGCGAGCGCATCGCCGCCGGGGATCTCGACGCCGCGCCGCTGGCCGCGGGCATGGTGCGCCGCCACACCGCCTGA
- a CDS encoding flavin-containing monooxygenase, with protein MQVAVIGAGPSGLATLKALTDQGVPARCFDPGDRVGGLWVLGGPHSSAYRTLHLNTSRTRTEFADYPMPADWPDYPDHTRIAGYLGDYAETFGLADRVSLRHTVERVVRAGTGWDVTVRGPLGTTTQRYAAVVVANGHNSTPHVPAYPGTPTLEQLHSHDYRDPAQLAGRRVLVVGGGNSAMDIVVDASHVATSTLLSLRRGVWIVPKHLLGRPSDTLNGALAKRLPWRTRQRISETMLKLTVGKPSKYGLPDPTHGFLQDHPTLSDGLLSRITHGEIGVRPGIERVDGTTVTMTDGRQDDVDLIVWCTGYRVDLPFLDPALLGDGADRLPLYRRVFHLDAPGLTFVGLMQSTGAALPIVEAQARLVAAHLAGRYALPAADEQRADCAAQLAAARDRWGERRPAMRIDFDAYLALAAKELAEGTRRAAAGRGVTWKESA; from the coding sequence ATGCAGGTCGCGGTGATCGGGGCCGGCCCATCCGGGTTGGCGACGCTCAAGGCACTCACCGATCAAGGCGTACCGGCGCGGTGTTTCGACCCCGGTGACCGGGTCGGCGGACTCTGGGTGCTCGGCGGGCCGCACTCGTCGGCGTACCGGACGCTGCATCTCAACACCAGCCGCACGCGTACGGAGTTCGCCGACTATCCGATGCCCGCCGACTGGCCGGACTACCCCGACCACACCCGCATCGCGGGCTACCTCGGCGACTACGCCGAGACCTTCGGGCTCGCCGACCGCGTCAGCCTGCGGCACACGGTCGAGCGCGTGGTCCGCGCGGGGACCGGCTGGGACGTCACGGTCCGTGGGCCACTCGGCACGACGACCCAGCGGTACGCAGCCGTCGTGGTCGCCAACGGTCACAACAGCACCCCGCACGTGCCCGCCTATCCGGGTACGCCGACGCTGGAGCAACTGCACAGCCACGACTACCGCGACCCCGCCCAGCTCGCCGGAAGGCGGGTGCTGGTCGTCGGCGGCGGGAACTCGGCGATGGACATCGTGGTCGACGCCTCCCACGTCGCCACGTCGACCCTGCTGTCGCTGCGGCGGGGCGTCTGGATCGTGCCCAAGCACCTGCTCGGACGGCCGTCCGACACGCTCAACGGCGCGCTGGCCAAACGGCTGCCGTGGCGTACGCGGCAACGCATCAGCGAGACGATGCTGAAGCTGACCGTCGGCAAGCCGAGCAAGTACGGGCTGCCCGATCCGACTCACGGCTTCCTCCAGGATCACCCGACGTTGTCCGACGGGCTGCTGTCCCGGATCACGCACGGGGAGATCGGCGTACGCCCCGGCATCGAGCGCGTCGACGGCACGACCGTGACCATGACCGACGGGCGGCAGGACGACGTCGACCTGATCGTCTGGTGCACCGGATACCGCGTCGACCTGCCGTTCCTCGACCCGGCGCTGCTGGGCGACGGCGCCGACCGGCTGCCGCTCTACCGTCGTGTGTTCCACCTCGACGCACCGGGCCTGACGTTCGTCGGCCTGATGCAGTCGACCGGGGCGGCGCTGCCCATCGTGGAGGCGCAGGCTCGCCTGGTCGCCGCCCACCTCGCGGGCCGGTACGCGCTGCCGGCCGCGGACGAGCAGCGCGCCGATTGCGCTGCGCAACTTGCCGCCGCCCGCGACCGCTGGGGCGAGCGGCGTCCGGCCATGCGCATCGACTTCGACGCGTACCTGGCGTTGGCGGCCAAGGAACTGGCCGAAGGCACCCGCCGCGCCGCCGCCGGACGCGGTGTCACCTGGAAGGAATCCGCATGA